Proteins from one Lottiidibacillus patelloidae genomic window:
- the purH gene encoding bifunctional phosphoribosylaminoimidazolecarboxamide formyltransferase/IMP cyclohydrolase: MAIKRALISVSNKDGIVEFAKNLVALGVEVISTGGTMKLLKENNINVTGISEVTNFPEILNGRVKTLHPSVHAGILAVRTNEKHLEQLRNHNIEAIDLVVVNLYPFKETISKQHFSIGEAIENIDIGGPTMLRSAAKNYNDVTVVVDPEDYRSVIEEVKSGETTVLTRKRLAAKVYRHTAAYDAMVANYLSEEVNEKFPETYTVTFEKSQDLRYGENPHQQAAFYKKAIPLQSSLAKARQLNGKELSYNNINDANAALKIVKEFSEPAVVAVKHMNPCGVGLGNGIEAAFDRAYAADSVSIFGGIIAVNREVDAMTALKMKEIFLEIIIAPSYTNDALEILSQKKNLRLLQVNMHEDKRTEINLTSIHGGLLVQDDDYYTFDDAQFTIATKRKPTEKEWEDLKLAWKIVKHVKSNAIVIAKEKMTVGVGAGQMNRVGAAEIAIKQAGQHCHGASLASDAFFPMDDTVEVAAKAGITAIIQPGGSIRDEDSIKKCNEYGIAMVFTGVRHFKH; this comes from the coding sequence ATGGCAATCAAACGTGCATTAATAAGTGTTTCAAATAAAGATGGAATAGTAGAGTTTGCTAAAAATCTTGTTGCTCTAGGTGTAGAAGTAATCTCAACTGGTGGAACGATGAAACTGCTTAAAGAAAATAACATTAATGTGACAGGAATTTCAGAAGTGACAAATTTTCCGGAGATTTTAAACGGTCGTGTAAAAACGCTCCACCCATCTGTCCATGCCGGAATTTTAGCGGTTAGAACTAACGAAAAACATCTGGAGCAATTACGTAATCATAACATTGAAGCTATTGACCTCGTTGTTGTTAATTTATATCCATTTAAAGAGACGATTAGTAAGCAACATTTTTCAATCGGAGAAGCGATTGAAAATATTGATATCGGTGGTCCGACAATGCTCCGTTCTGCTGCAAAAAATTACAATGACGTAACAGTCGTTGTTGATCCCGAAGATTACCGTTCAGTTATTGAAGAGGTTAAAAGTGGAGAAACAACGGTTTTGACACGTAAACGTTTAGCTGCAAAAGTATATCGTCATACCGCTGCATACGATGCCATGGTTGCAAACTACTTAAGTGAAGAAGTTAATGAAAAATTTCCCGAAACCTATACTGTTACTTTTGAGAAAAGCCAAGATTTACGATATGGCGAAAATCCTCATCAACAAGCAGCCTTTTATAAAAAAGCTATTCCACTCCAATCATCATTAGCCAAAGCTAGGCAGCTTAATGGCAAAGAGCTTTCTTATAATAACATTAATGACGCCAATGCCGCTCTGAAAATAGTCAAGGAATTTTCTGAGCCAGCAGTAGTTGCTGTTAAACATATGAATCCATGTGGTGTAGGTTTAGGAAATGGAATAGAAGCAGCTTTTGACAGAGCATATGCAGCAGATTCAGTTTCCATTTTTGGTGGAATTATTGCCGTAAATAGAGAAGTTGATGCGATGACCGCGTTAAAAATGAAGGAAATCTTTTTAGAAATAATCATAGCTCCGTCCTATACAAATGACGCGTTAGAAATTTTATCACAAAAGAAAAATTTACGATTATTACAAGTAAACATGCACGAAGACAAAAGGACAGAAATAAACCTTACTTCTATTCATGGAGGTTTACTAGTTCAAGATGATGATTATTATACTTTTGACGATGCGCAATTCACTATTGCAACAAAGCGCAAGCCAACAGAAAAAGAATGGGAAGACCTTAAGCTAGCCTGGAAAATTGTCAAGCATGTCAAATCAAATGCCATAGTAATTGCGAAAGAGAAAATGACTGTTGGCGTAGGGGCAGGACAAATGAACCGTGTAGGCGCAGCTGAAATTGCTATTAAGCAAGCTGGTCAACATTGTCATGGTGCTTCACTTGCATCAGATGCATTTTTCCCAATGGATGACACAGTGGAAGTTGCAGCAAAAGCTGGTATAACTGCAATTATTCAGCCCGGTGGATCAATTAGAGATGAAGACTCCATAAAAAAATGTAATGAGTACGGAATAGCAATGGTGTTCACGGGTGTTCGTCATTTCAAACATTAA
- the purN gene encoding phosphoribosylglycinamide formyltransferase encodes MNNGQKRKIAVFASGNGSNFQALLDAQDQSNYEIVLLVCDNKEAKVMERATFANIPIFCFAAKDYNSKEDYEKVIVKQLHRFEVEFIALAGYMRIIGKTMLDIYEGKIINIHPSLLPAFQGKDAIEQALAKGVCITGVTIHFIDEGIDTGPIIAQEVVKISLGETKETLRRKINNIETVLYPKVIHTICAIGEKERVIEWQSNVH; translated from the coding sequence TTGAATAATGGTCAGAAAAGAAAAATTGCTGTATTTGCTTCAGGAAATGGCTCTAATTTTCAAGCGCTGCTTGATGCCCAAGACCAAAGCAATTATGAAATTGTGTTACTTGTTTGTGATAATAAAGAAGCTAAAGTGATGGAGAGGGCAACGTTTGCTAATATTCCAATCTTTTGTTTTGCTGCAAAAGATTATAATAGTAAGGAAGACTATGAGAAAGTCATTGTAAAACAATTGCATCGCTTTGAAGTTGAGTTTATTGCCCTTGCTGGTTACATGAGAATTATCGGAAAAACGATGTTAGATATATACGAAGGAAAGATTATTAATATTCATCCGTCATTATTACCGGCATTTCAAGGGAAAGATGCAATTGAGCAGGCGCTCGCAAAAGGAGTCTGTATAACTGGAGTTACTATTCATTTTATTGATGAAGGAATTGATACAGGACCAATCATTGCTCAAGAAGTTGTTAAAATTTCCCTAGGTGAGACGAAAGAAACGTTAAGACGCAAGATTAATAATATAGAAACTGTGTTATACCCGAAAGTGATACATACTATTTGTGCAATCGGTGAAAAGGAGAGAGTGATAGAATGGCAATCAAACGTGCATTAA
- the purM gene encoding phosphoribosylformylglycinamidine cyclo-ligase produces the protein MVNAYKQAGVDIKAGYKSVSLMKKHVQKTLRPEVIGSLGGFGGMFDLSQLKMKEPVLISGADGVGTKLMITFQMNRHDTIGIDAVAMCVNDIIVQGAEPLYFLDYLALGKAIPEKVEQIVKGVAEGCQQAGCSLIGGETAEMPGMYKEDEYDIGGFAVGAVEKRNIISGETIQSGDVIVGISSSGIHSNGFSLVRKVLLEEAKLSLDDYVASLGKTLGEELLTPTKIYANQVLSLIKTMDIKGMAHITGGGFAENIPRMLPLGLGAKINSNAWKVPEIFNLIQKIGNLADCEMRSVFNMGIGFALTVAKEDAEKAVRLLNQLGETAFIIGKVTAESGVSFE, from the coding sequence ATGGTAAATGCATATAAACAGGCTGGAGTTGATATAAAAGCCGGCTATAAAAGTGTTTCCTTAATGAAAAAGCATGTACAAAAAACATTGCGACCTGAAGTAATTGGTTCATTAGGCGGATTTGGCGGAATGTTTGACCTTTCCCAATTAAAAATGAAGGAGCCTGTACTCATATCTGGTGCTGATGGAGTTGGTACGAAGCTTATGATCACCTTCCAAATGAATCGCCATGACACAATTGGAATTGATGCAGTTGCCATGTGTGTCAATGACATTATCGTCCAAGGAGCAGAACCGCTTTATTTTCTTGATTACCTTGCCTTAGGAAAGGCAATTCCAGAAAAAGTAGAACAAATTGTAAAAGGAGTTGCAGAAGGGTGCCAGCAAGCAGGTTGTTCCTTAATTGGCGGAGAAACAGCGGAAATGCCAGGAATGTATAAAGAGGATGAATATGATATCGGTGGCTTTGCTGTAGGTGCAGTTGAAAAAAGGAATATCATTTCAGGCGAAACAATTCAATCAGGGGATGTCATCGTTGGAATTTCTTCAAGTGGCATTCATAGCAATGGGTTTTCCCTTGTCAGAAAGGTTTTACTAGAAGAAGCTAAATTATCATTAGATGACTATGTAGCATCTTTAGGGAAGACACTTGGAGAGGAACTTTTAACGCCAACAAAAATTTATGCAAACCAAGTACTCTCGCTCATTAAAACGATGGACATAAAAGGGATGGCTCATATTACAGGCGGAGGTTTTGCTGAAAATATCCCTCGGATGCTTCCACTAGGCTTAGGGGCAAAGATTAATAGTAATGCTTGGAAAGTGCCGGAAATATTTAACCTAATTCAAAAGATTGGTAACTTAGCAGATTGTGAGATGCGATCTGTTTTTAACATGGGGATTGGATTTGCTTTAACGGTAGCGAAAGAAGATGCGGAGAAAGCTGTAAGACTACTAAATCAATTAGGTGAAACAGCATTTATTATTGGAAAAGTAACAGCTGAAAGTGGTGTTTCTTTTGAATAA
- the purF gene encoding amidophosphoribosyltransferase has protein sequence MFPEIKGLNEECGIYGIWGHDNAAQLTYYGLHSLQHRGQEGAGMVISNSESLEQVKGLGLVTEVFKDTAFQHLAGTLAIGHVRYSTAGGGGLLNVQPFLFHSQKGSLALAHNGNLTNATSLRRKLEDTGSIFQTSSDTEVLAHLIKKYNDLPFTQSVKKSLAQLKGAFAFLLMTENQLIAALDPLGMRPLSLGKIEDAWVVASETCAFDVTGAEYVREVLPGEMVIIDEDGIRSEFFSKKTDRAICTMEYVYFARPDSNVDGENIHSARKKLGKQLALEAFIEADVVTGVPDSSISAAIGYAEQAGIPYELGLIKNRYIGRTFITPSQQLREQGVQMKLSPVRKIVEGKKVIMIDDSIVRGTTSRRIVKMLKEAGAKEVHVRISSPPITHPCYYGIDTSSFEELIASTRSVEEIRKMIGADTLSFLSVEGMLEAIGRSKQQKNCGQCLACFTGEYPTDVSKDSDLQPTVIGGSRAW, from the coding sequence ATGTTTCCTGAAATAAAAGGCTTAAATGAAGAGTGTGGTATTTATGGAATTTGGGGCCATGACAATGCAGCACAATTAACATATTACGGACTCCATAGTCTTCAGCATCGCGGGCAAGAAGGTGCAGGGATGGTCATTTCGAATAGTGAATCATTAGAACAAGTTAAGGGTTTAGGTTTAGTTACAGAAGTTTTTAAAGATACTGCATTTCAACATCTCGCTGGAACACTTGCTATTGGGCACGTCCGTTATTCAACAGCTGGAGGCGGAGGATTACTCAATGTTCAGCCCTTTTTATTTCATTCACAAAAAGGATCATTAGCATTAGCACACAATGGTAATTTGACTAATGCGACGTCACTTAGAAGAAAACTAGAGGATACAGGTAGTATTTTTCAAACGTCGTCAGATACAGAAGTGCTTGCACATTTAATTAAAAAATATAACGACCTCCCATTTACACAAAGTGTCAAAAAGTCGCTAGCACAATTAAAAGGAGCTTTTGCTTTTTTATTGATGACAGAAAATCAGCTAATCGCAGCACTCGATCCGCTAGGCATGCGACCACTATCTCTTGGGAAAATAGAAGATGCTTGGGTTGTTGCTTCAGAAACGTGCGCATTTGATGTGACCGGGGCCGAATATGTCCGAGAAGTGTTACCTGGTGAAATGGTAATCATCGATGAAGATGGCATTCGGTCAGAGTTTTTTAGTAAAAAAACAGATCGAGCAATATGTACGATGGAATACGTGTATTTTGCAAGACCAGATAGTAATGTAGATGGTGAGAATATTCATTCTGCCAGAAAAAAACTAGGGAAACAGCTAGCGCTAGAAGCCTTTATTGAAGCGGATGTTGTCACTGGTGTACCTGACTCGAGCATTTCTGCTGCAATTGGATATGCTGAACAAGCTGGTATTCCTTATGAATTAGGATTAATAAAAAATCGCTATATTGGGCGCACTTTTATCACCCCATCGCAACAATTACGGGAGCAAGGCGTGCAAATGAAACTTTCTCCTGTTAGAAAAATTGTCGAAGGAAAAAAAGTGATTATGATTGATGATTCTATCGTCCGTGGAACAACCTCAAGAAGGATAGTGAAAATGTTAAAAGAAGCAGGTGCTAAAGAAGTTCATGTGCGAATTAGTTCTCCGCCGATAACGCACCCATGCTATTACGGAATTGATACATCGTCATTTGAGGAATTAATTGCTTCGACAAGGTCGGTTGAAGAAATTAGAAAAATGATTGGTGCAGATACGTTATCGTTTTTATCTGTTGAAGGAATGTTGGAAGCTATTGGGCGTTCAAAACAACAAAAAAATTGCGGGCAATGTCTTGCTTGTTTTACAGGTGAATATCCGACAGATGTGTCAAAGGATAGTGATTTACAACCTACAGTTATTGGAGGAAGTAGAGCATGGTAA
- the purL gene encoding phosphoribosylformylglycinamidine synthase subunit PurL, which translates to MSLLLEPNELQIKEELLYRQMGLKDDEFLKIEKILGRIPNYTETGIFSVMWSEHCSYKTSKPLLKKFPTEGERVLQGPGEGAGIVDIGDGQAVVFKIESHNHPSAIEPYQGAATGVGGIIRDVFSMGARPIALLNSLRFGNLDSARTKYLFEEVVAGIAGYGNCIGIPTVGGEIQFDDCYQDNPLVNAMCVGLINHDEIQKGQAKGIGNTVMYIGAATGRDGIHGASFASAELTDESGKDRPAVQVGDPFMEKLLMEGCLELIKSDALVGIQDMGAAGLTSSASEMASKAGTGIELYLDDVPQREPNMTPYEMMLSESQERMLVVIKKGRENEVVNLFNKYNLEVKAIGKVTDDKRFRLFHKGNVVADIPVDALAEDSPVYNMPSKEPRRYRENQKVKQIVPNITNYKETLMKLLAQPTIASKEWIYDQYDYMVRTNTVVTPGSDAAVIRIRGTRKALAMTTDCNSRYLSLDPETGGKIAVAEAARNIVCSGAEPLAITDGINFGNPEKPEIFWQLEKAIDGMSEACDKLKTPVIGGNVSLYNETNGKAIFPTPIVGMVGLIHDINHITTQQFKSSGDIIYVIGDAKEEFGGSELQNVLDGKYHGNAPSIDLTVEAIRQKQLLTAIQSGVVASAHDISEGGFAIALAECFMGQKQLGAKVTVSGDVVSALFSETQSRFIISATKANKKRVEELLPEAVEIGSVTDDGMMHIQTSKEVLLSTSVKEMTSVWKGAIPCFLK; encoded by the coding sequence ATGTCGTTACTTCTTGAACCAAATGAACTGCAAATAAAGGAAGAATTGCTTTATCGTCAAATGGGTTTAAAGGATGATGAGTTTTTAAAAATAGAGAAGATTCTCGGCAGAATTCCAAATTATACAGAAACAGGCATCTTTTCAGTAATGTGGTCAGAACATTGTAGTTATAAAACTTCCAAGCCATTGTTAAAAAAGTTTCCAACTGAAGGGGAAAGAGTACTTCAAGGCCCTGGTGAAGGAGCTGGAATTGTTGATATTGGGGATGGGCAAGCGGTAGTTTTTAAAATTGAAAGTCATAACCATCCTTCGGCAATTGAACCGTACCAAGGAGCAGCGACAGGTGTTGGAGGAATCATTCGTGATGTCTTTTCAATGGGGGCAAGACCTATCGCTTTACTAAATTCTCTCCGATTTGGCAACCTTGATTCAGCACGGACAAAATATTTGTTTGAAGAAGTAGTAGCAGGCATCGCTGGTTATGGTAACTGTATTGGAATTCCGACAGTTGGTGGGGAAATACAGTTTGACGATTGTTATCAAGATAACCCTTTAGTTAATGCGATGTGTGTCGGACTGATTAATCATGACGAAATCCAAAAAGGTCAAGCAAAAGGAATCGGAAATACAGTGATGTACATAGGAGCAGCTACTGGACGCGATGGAATACACGGTGCTTCTTTTGCTTCGGCGGAGTTAACAGATGAATCGGGAAAAGATAGACCTGCAGTACAAGTAGGTGATCCATTCATGGAAAAACTATTAATGGAAGGTTGTTTAGAATTAATAAAATCAGATGCACTTGTAGGGATTCAAGATATGGGAGCTGCTGGATTAACTTCTTCAGCAAGTGAAATGGCAAGCAAGGCTGGTACTGGTATTGAACTTTATCTAGATGATGTTCCGCAGCGCGAGCCAAATATGACACCTTATGAAATGATGCTTTCTGAATCGCAAGAACGGATGTTAGTCGTTATTAAAAAAGGTCGTGAAAATGAAGTAGTTAACCTTTTCAACAAATACAACCTTGAAGTAAAGGCTATCGGAAAAGTGACAGATGACAAACGTTTCCGACTTTTCCATAAAGGTAACGTAGTTGCTGATATTCCAGTGGATGCGCTTGCAGAAGATTCTCCAGTATATAATATGCCTTCAAAAGAGCCGAGAAGATACCGTGAAAATCAAAAAGTAAAGCAAATAGTCCCTAATATAACTAATTACAAAGAAACCTTAATGAAGTTGTTAGCGCAACCAACGATTGCAAGTAAAGAATGGATCTATGACCAATACGATTATATGGTCCGTACAAATACGGTAGTCACTCCAGGGTCAGATGCAGCAGTAATTCGTATTCGTGGTACGAGAAAAGCATTAGCGATGACGACAGATTGTAATTCGCGCTATTTGTCGTTAGATCCAGAAACAGGTGGAAAAATTGCAGTTGCTGAAGCGGCACGGAATATCGTCTGCTCCGGAGCGGAGCCATTAGCGATTACAGATGGAATAAACTTCGGAAACCCTGAAAAGCCCGAAATATTTTGGCAACTAGAAAAAGCAATTGATGGGATGAGTGAAGCTTGTGACAAATTAAAAACACCAGTCATTGGTGGAAATGTATCACTATATAACGAAACGAATGGAAAAGCTATTTTCCCAACTCCGATTGTCGGAATGGTCGGGTTAATTCACGATATCAATCATATAACGACGCAGCAATTTAAATCATCTGGTGACATCATTTATGTAATTGGCGATGCGAAAGAAGAATTTGGTGGAAGTGAATTGCAAAACGTGCTTGATGGAAAATATCACGGAAATGCACCATCAATAGATTTAACAGTGGAAGCAATAAGGCAAAAACAATTATTAACTGCAATACAGAGCGGTGTAGTAGCTTCTGCACATGATATATCTGAAGGTGGATTTGCCATTGCACTTGCCGAATGCTTCATGGGTCAAAAACAGCTTGGCGCAAAAGTTACCGTGTCAGGTGATGTAGTCTCTGCTCTCTTTAGTGAAACACAATCACGCTTTATCATTTCTGCTACAAAGGCCAACAAGAAAAGAGTAGAGGAACTATTGCCAGAAGCTGTGGAAATTGGTTCGGTAACAGACGATGGAATGATGCACATTCAAACAAGTAAAGAAGTACTACTTTCTACCTCAGTTAAAGAAATGACAAGCGTTTGGAAGGGAGCTATCCCATGTTTCCTGAAATAA
- the purQ gene encoding phosphoribosylformylglycinamidine synthase subunit PurQ yields MKFAVIVFPGSNCDVDMYEAIREVLDEEVHYVPYTESDLSYYDGILLPGGFSYGDYLRSGAIASFSPAMRAVKQAAAEGKAVLGICNGFQMLLESGILPGAMKRNEKLKFMCRQVELEVVNNETMFTSLYADGEKINIPIAHGEGNYECDELTLQRLMENKQIVFRYTNNPNGSVASIAGITNEIGNVLGMMPHPERAVNDLLGSADGIRLFKSIVKSWRENYVVTS; encoded by the coding sequence ATGAAATTTGCAGTCATTGTCTTTCCTGGCTCTAATTGTGATGTTGATATGTATGAAGCGATACGTGAAGTGTTAGATGAAGAAGTACACTATGTGCCGTACACAGAAAGTGACTTATCATACTATGACGGAATTCTTTTACCTGGTGGTTTCTCATATGGAGATTATCTTCGCTCAGGAGCAATTGCTAGTTTTTCTCCGGCAATGAGAGCAGTGAAACAGGCTGCTGCAGAAGGAAAAGCAGTTTTAGGTATTTGTAACGGTTTTCAAATGTTACTTGAAAGCGGCATTTTGCCAGGGGCGATGAAGCGCAATGAAAAGTTAAAGTTTATGTGCCGACAAGTGGAGTTAGAAGTAGTTAATAACGAAACAATGTTTACCTCACTTTACGCTGATGGCGAGAAAATAAACATACCAATTGCCCATGGGGAAGGTAACTATGAATGTGATGAACTTACACTTCAACGATTAATGGAAAATAAACAAATTGTCTTTCGCTATACAAACAATCCAAATGGCTCGGTTGCTAGTATCGCAGGGATTACAAATGAAATTGGGAACGTTCTCGGAATGATGCCACATCCAGAGCGTGCTGTAAATGACCTCTTAGGAAGTGCAGATGGAATAAGACTATTCAAGTCAATCGTCAAGAGCTGGAGGGAAAACTATGTCGTTACTTCTTGA
- the purS gene encoding phosphoribosylformylglycinamidine synthase subunit PurS yields MVKVKVFVTLKEGVLDPQGKAVKGALHSMDYFEVSDVTIGKYMELTLEENVNIKERVQEMCEKLLANPVIEEYHYEIEEALQR; encoded by the coding sequence ATGGTTAAAGTAAAAGTGTTTGTAACGTTAAAAGAAGGGGTATTGGATCCGCAAGGAAAAGCGGTCAAAGGTGCACTACATAGCATGGATTATTTCGAAGTTTCTGATGTAACGATTGGTAAATATATGGAACTTACCTTAGAGGAAAATGTAAACATCAAAGAAAGAGTACAAGAAATGTGTGAAAAATTGTTAGCCAATCCGGTTATCGAAGAATACCATTATGAAATTGAGGAGGCACTGCAGCGATGA
- the purC gene encoding phosphoribosylaminoimidazolesuccinocarboxamide synthase has translation MMNQEPLYEGKAKRLFKMENEDFLLVEYKDQATAFNAAKKESIKGKGKYNNEISSIIFTMLKDIGVDNHFIMQVSETEQIVTKTSIIPIEVVVRNVYAGSLAARLGKEEGTVIPKPIVEFYYKDDALGDPLINEDHIEILQLATKKELEEIREKALFVNNFLKDYFASCGIRLIDFKLEFGKNNENNIILADEISPDTCRLWDMDTNERLDKDVFRKDTGSLIGAYDKVLTRLKGEKTWLK, from the coding sequence GTGATGAACCAAGAGCCATTATATGAAGGTAAAGCAAAGCGACTTTTTAAAATGGAAAATGAAGACTTCCTTCTAGTTGAATACAAAGACCAAGCAACAGCATTTAATGCAGCGAAAAAAGAAAGTATTAAAGGCAAAGGTAAATACAATAATGAAATTTCTTCTATCATTTTTACAATGCTGAAAGATATTGGAGTAGATAACCATTTCATTATGCAAGTTTCTGAAACAGAGCAAATCGTGACTAAAACATCAATTATTCCGATTGAAGTTGTCGTTCGTAACGTTTATGCGGGAAGTTTAGCTGCACGATTAGGAAAGGAAGAAGGGACAGTGATTCCTAAGCCAATCGTAGAATTTTACTATAAGGACGATGCACTTGGAGATCCGCTCATCAATGAAGACCATATTGAAATTTTACAGTTAGCAACGAAGAAAGAACTTGAAGAAATAAGAGAGAAAGCTCTTTTTGTAAATAATTTTTTAAAAGATTATTTTGCATCATGTGGGATTAGATTAATAGACTTCAAACTCGAGTTTGGTAAAAATAATGAAAATAACATTATCTTAGCCGATGAAATTTCTCCTGATACGTGTAGGTTATGGGATATGGATACGAACGAACGCCTTGATAAAGATGTCTTCCGTAAAGATACTGGTAGTTTAATAGGAGCTTACGACAAAGTTTTAACTAGGTTAAAGGGGGAGAAAACATGGTTAAAGTAA
- the purK gene encoding 5-(carboxyamino)imidazole ribonucleotide synthase — MSKNNLSNKVILPGSTIGIIGGGQLGRMMAIAAKQMGYKIAVLDPKKNSPTGQIANVEIVANYSNFRAVRKLAQHCDVITYEFENVCPDVLEWLEENSYLPQGSRLIKVTQDRFYEKEEIVKSGVKVAPYQSVNSEDTLFEAIELVGLPAVLKTRQGGYDGKGQCLINSMEDIENAKELLQSGDCILEAFISFEKEISVIVNRNKNGDVTCFPVSENKHVNHILLQSIVPARIEKEIEAKAKAIALTVMEHLDVTGTLAVEMFVCKNGEIFVNELAPRPHNSGHFTLDGCATSQFEQHIRAICNWPLGNTELLKPTIMMNILGEHLDQIMQHIPKLQTSKLHLYGKEEIKPNRKMGHLNFIGEDIEKIRMEIESLGIWQLSESLVNA, encoded by the coding sequence GTGAGTAAAAATAATTTATCAAATAAAGTTATTCTTCCAGGTAGTACGATTGGCATTATTGGTGGTGGTCAGTTAGGAAGAATGATGGCAATCGCAGCGAAACAAATGGGCTATAAAATTGCAGTTCTCGATCCAAAGAAAAACTCACCGACAGGACAGATAGCGAATGTTGAAATTGTCGCCAATTATTCTAACTTTCGAGCGGTTAGAAAGCTCGCACAACATTGTGATGTAATTACATATGAATTTGAAAATGTTTGCCCGGATGTATTGGAATGGCTAGAAGAAAATTCCTACCTTCCTCAAGGAAGTAGGCTCATTAAAGTAACCCAAGATCGTTTTTATGAAAAAGAAGAAATCGTGAAAAGTGGGGTAAAAGTTGCTCCATATCAAAGTGTGAACAGTGAAGATACGCTTTTTGAAGCAATAGAATTAGTTGGCCTACCAGCAGTTCTTAAGACTCGACAAGGTGGCTATGATGGAAAAGGACAATGCTTAATAAATTCAATGGAAGACATTGAGAATGCCAAGGAACTTTTACAGTCGGGCGATTGCATTTTAGAAGCATTTATCTCGTTTGAGAAAGAAATATCTGTAATTGTAAATAGAAATAAAAATGGAGATGTTACATGTTTTCCCGTTAGTGAAAATAAGCATGTCAATCATATATTATTGCAATCGATCGTCCCAGCTAGAATAGAAAAAGAGATCGAAGCAAAGGCAAAAGCAATTGCCTTAACTGTTATGGAACATTTAGATGTGACTGGAACATTAGCGGTGGAAATGTTTGTCTGTAAAAACGGTGAAATTTTCGTGAATGAACTAGCCCCAAGACCTCATAATTCCGGGCATTTTACGTTGGATGGTTGTGCAACATCACAATTTGAACAACACATTAGGGCAATATGCAATTGGCCGCTCGGTAATACGGAATTACTAAAGCCAACAATTATGATGAACATTTTAGGAGAACATCTAGATCAGATAATGCAGCACATCCCAAAACTTCAAACCTCCAAGCTCCATTTATATGGAAAAGAAGAGATAAAACCAAATAGGAAAATGGGTCACCTTAATTTTATTGGTGAGGATATAGAGAAAATTAGAATGGAAATAGAATCCCTCGGTATATGGCAACTTTCTGAAAGTCTAGTAAATGCCTAA
- the purE gene encoding 5-(carboxyamino)imidazole ribonucleotide mutase produces MGSTSDWSTMQHTCAFLQQFEIPFEKKVVSAHRSPELMTTYALEAKKRGLKVIIAGAGGAAHLPGMIAANTTLPVIGVPIQSKALNGMDSLLSIVQMPAGVPVATVAIGNAGAKNAAILASQMLATENEELSLKLDAFRDEARIKSERSSEELIIGE; encoded by the coding sequence ATGGGAAGTACTTCAGATTGGAGCACGATGCAACACACTTGTGCATTTTTACAGCAATTTGAGATTCCTTTTGAAAAAAAGGTGGTTTCCGCTCATCGTTCACCGGAATTAATGACTACCTATGCACTTGAGGCAAAAAAACGCGGGTTGAAAGTAATTATTGCCGGTGCAGGTGGAGCAGCGCACTTGCCAGGTATGATTGCAGCGAATACAACACTTCCTGTAATTGGTGTACCTATTCAATCAAAGGCGCTTAACGGAATGGATTCACTACTTTCGATCGTTCAAATGCCTGCAGGAGTACCAGTTGCTACTGTCGCGATAGGAAATGCTGGTGCAAAAAATGCAGCTATTTTAGCAAGCCAAATGTTAGCAACTGAAAACGAGGAACTTTCATTAAAACTTGATGCGTTTAGAGATGAAGCAAGAATAAAATCTGAACGAAGTAGCGAGGAGTTGATCATTGGTGAGTAA